ACACCTCCACGCCCCCCAACCGACGACAGGCCGCCGCAATCAAGCTGGCGTTCAGGTCTTCCCCGTGTCCATTGCTGAGAAACAACAACCGCCCCATTTACTCCCAACCCGCCCAATCCGTCTGCATCCAGGTTTGCAGAATTTGCCACCAGGTCAGCACCTGCACCCGCCGGGTCTCAAAGGTGGCTGCAATCCACAGAAACAGGACTCCTGTTGCCAGCCCCAGCGCCCAGAGAAAAAAGCTGTAGGTCGTCACCAGAACCACCACCTGCACCAGCATTTGCCCCAGAAAAATCAACGTTCCCACCCACCAGTAGGCCCGCACCCGCCGCCCCAGCCCCCATCCCACCAGCCCTAACCCCAGGGCCATCACCAACAAGCCCGGCCCCCAGGCCCCCTGAGTTTCCCAAATGGCCGTTGCCCCTACTAATCCCGTCGCCCAACAGCGCAACCAATGCCGTTGCTGGCGGGTGTGGGTTTGCTGCCAGTAGTGGTCCACCTGCGCTATATACAGCAGCGACAGCCCCCCGATCAACCCATAGGCCAGAAACGACGACCAATTTTGCTCCCGCAGAAATTTCCACAGCCCCCAGTCCAGCAGTAATAAACTGACATAGCTCCAGCGCAGGTTATCCCGGGCTGCCCAGGCGTAAAACGCGGCGGTGACCAAAAGATTGGGCCATGTTACCCAGGCGCCACCCGCCACCCCGGCCAGCAGGAGTATCGTTCCCCCCGGCACCGTTAACCCCACCGCTCGCCAGGGGGCGTTTTCCGGCCATCCCCAGCGGTCCCAGGGCGCCCAGACCAGAAACCAACCCAGTCCACTGCCGATGACTCCAGCCCAAGCCGCCAACGTCGTCTCCGGCAAGACCACCATGAGCACATCCCCGACCGCCGCCAACCAGGTCGCCATCCCAGCCCACACCCAAACTCCCTGGCGCCGCCCATACCCCAGGGCGTAGCCGCTGCACAGGAGCAGGACCACCCCATGGCCCAGCACCCCGTTCCGACTAGTGGCAAAGCCGAAGCGCAGGGTCGCCAGCAACACCGCCAGACCCCAGTGACCATGCCCCAAGCCGCGAGCTACGGGGGAAGGAATGATATGCTGCCCCCAGCGCCCTAAACCGACATAAACAAAACTCAACAGCACCGCCAACCCCGCCAGGGTCGTCCAGCCATCCCCCGTCGGCAGCCGTTGTTGTTGGAGCTGATAGATCAGGAATTGGTACAAGCCCAGGGAAATAGCTCCCCAGCCGCCATAGGCCAACCAGGTTTCTAGGGACCGCCAGCGCTGCACCGTCAACACCACCAGGCCAAAGCCCACCGCCGTCCAGCCCGTCATCTCCATCAGCGGCACCCCCAGCCCGACTATCAGCCCCAGCGTGGCGTAGAACAGGGGAATAGCCATCACCCAACGCACCTGCAAATACCGCCGGAGCAACGCCAGCGCCCCCAGCCCCAACACCGTATTGCCCAACGCCAATACTAGCCAGCGGTCCTCTCCCGTCAGGACAGCCCCGGCGCCCAGAGCCACCTCCAGCCCAAAAACCAGTAGCCAACCCAACCAGCCCTGCACCCCTTGCCCCAACCGGTAGACCAGCCCCAGAAGCACCACCCCCAGGCTTGCCAAGATGTGCTTGACCGTTATTTCTGCCGGCAAAACACTCACTGTATAGGCTGGAGCAACCCGATAGGCCGCCATCAACACCAACCCCCCACTGATCCCCACCGCCCAATCATGGGCTATCCAGGCATAGAGGGGGCTGCGCCGGGCCAAGTAGTGGTAAGTCGCCCACACCAGGAGTAAAAAAGCCGTTTCCAGAACCGTCGTAGTGACACCTAGTCCATCCGGCATGAACCGCAGCCAGAGCCACCCCCCCAGGGACAGGGCCACCCACCCCGTTAATCCATTGGGCCAGCGCCCCGTGCCTACTGCCCCTACGACCACCGCTCCCCCCAGCGCCAACGTCCGCCAGGCCTCCGGTATCAACAACACCACCAACGCCGCCTTGACCGTCGCCAGCCCCACCCACCAGCGCGGTAACGGACACAGGGGTTGCCAGGCCAAAAGACTCAACGCCAAGGGGGGCAACAACCCACTCAAGGACCAGGCATTCTCCCCAGCGACCAGCCACTGCCCATAACCTAAGACGGCCAGCACCAGGCCCACCGGCCAGCCAGTCATCCGCCAGGGATGCGCCGTACAGCACCAACACCATTCCCCCGCCGCCGCCGTGAAGAGAAGCAGCGCCCAGATTTCTCTCGGCAGGTCGGGAGCGATGCGGTCAACGGCAAACAGCAGCGTACTCCAGACCAGCCCTTGCTCTAGGTAAACCCAACCCAGAGATATTCGTGATTGCCCCCGTCCCCACAGCCACCCATACAGCGCGCACCCCCCCCCCCCCCACCCCCCCCCCCCCCGACCCCCCCGGCCACCCACACAGCAGCCCCGCGCCCAGCCCCGAGAAAACCCACAACCCCCCATACAGCGCGCACCCCCCCCAGACCAACCCCCACCAGGTGGGATTGGCCAGGCTACCTAGGCATAAGCCCGTCCCCAGCGCCAGAGCAAACCAGCGACCATCCCGGGCTAAATCCCCATCCCCCCGGCGCTCCCACCAGCGGCTCACGGCTAAGGTCACCCCCACCGCCGGCAACCACAGCACATTCAGCAACACCGTCGGCATCCCCAGGGACCCCCCCACCCGTTGGGCCAGAGTCAGCAGGGCCTCACGCCCGGTTGCCGGTATCCCCGTCCACAGCAGCCACCAGGCTTGCAGTTGCAACAATCCCAATCCCCAAACCCCCAGCCGTTTCCGGGTTTGTCGTACCCAGCGATAGACTAATCCCCCCAGCACCAGCACCATACCGGCTGCCGACCAGGCCCAGGTCCAGCCCGCACTCGCCCATAGCCAACCAGCCACCACCAACGGCCATCCCACCCAAGCCGGCCCCAGCAGCACCAGCAACCCGCCACTTACCCCCACCGCCAGGGCCAACTCCCGGGCCGACCAGCCCAGCGTCCAGACCGCCCGCACCAGCAGGAAGCCCACCCCCCCCGCCACCGCCAGTTGGGGCCATTGCCAACGCCGTTGCCCCAGGAGCACCCCCGTCGCCAAGGCCCCACCCAAATACACCGCCCCGTAAATCAGCACCGGTTGTTGCCAGCCCAGGTGCAGCCAGGCCAAGGCCACCCCCGCCAGTCCATCACGCCCCAGGAGCCACAGCCCCACCCCACTCAACGTCACCCCGGCGCCGCTGACCAGCAACCAGGATTCCTGCTCCACCCCTAGCGCCGCCATCGCCCAGAAATTCAGGGGAATCAGCAGCACCGTCAATCCTTGGAGTAATCCCGCCGTCAGGGGCACCCGCTGGCTTTGCCGCAACCAACCCGCCAGCCCACCAAACGCCAGGGTATAGAGCCACAACAGTCCGTATTGCCCAACCCGACCCAGGGCATCCCAGGCGCTAAGGGCCAGTACCGCTGACGACACCACCACCAAAAACACCCCAACCAACCCCAGCCAGAGAATGCTCAACTCCGCCTGCAAGGATTGCACCAACACAGGTGGTTGGGTTGTCCCTGTTTCCGGTTCAGCCGGTATAGGCACCACACCCCGCTGCTGATTGGCTCTTGTTGTCAAGTAGGGAATCAGCAACCCATCCACCAACTGCCCAACGCCACACAAACCAAACGTGAACAACCACAGCCATCCCCAGACCCCTTGGCCCAGATACAGCCGGTGCAGGCCACATAAACCCACCCAACCCAGCGTCCACCACAGATAGGCCGTCCCTACCGACAGCGGTCGAGCACCCAGCGGGGATAGCACCGGCGCCGTTTTTTTGAGGGGTTGGCTGAGATACTCCTGGCAAAACAGGGCGACTGGTTGAGGGGACAACAACCCCAGTTCCACCCACCGGTCCAAGCCCGCCAGCAACGGTTCCGTTAGCCGGGAAAGCACCACCTTACCTTGAATGGGTGCAATGATTAAACCTAACTGTGCCCAGGTCTGTATCCCTTGGATCAACTGGGGAATCTGAGCGGCAGTGGTGATATTCAGCGTGAAATCCGTCGTTCCCGTTTTTTGTTGAGTAATCGTCAGGGTCAAGGTCGCCCCATCCCACAGTCCCCGCGCCTGCCAGTCCTGCAATCCCGCCACCAGAGCTGTTGCCGATGGACTAGAAAAACGCAACACATACCCTCGGGCTGAGGCCATGTCGCAGGGGGGAAACTGTTCTTACATATACCACATCGCTTCAGGTGAGGGGTTGATGCCGCTTCCAGGTCAATGGCTACCAATGTGGACCAGGTTCCTGTCCAGGTTAAGATGGATAGCCAGATGGCGTAAGGAATCTTTAGGCTTATGGAGTGGTTTAACCGCTGGGTAATGCCCCTGTTGCTGATTCTGGCCTTTGGCATGGCCCTGGTAGCCGTAACCGCCCGGTCATTTTTGCCGGGAGATATGGCTGCGCCAGCGCCCACAGGTACCATGCCTTTCTATGTTCAGCCTAGATTGACCACTTAAGCCTATCCAGCCGGCCGAATGACCTCAAATCTGACCCGCCCCTGCTGTACTGCTTGAGCAATTTTCTGCTGATGTTCTGAGAGGTCAGCACGACCGGTTTTAATGTCAACGAAAATGATTTCTAAATTTGCCCCATCATCCTGTCCATCCTTGACTGCTGTGTAGCCGTTGAACACAATATAGTCCACCGGGTTACCCAGGAAACGAGCATCGGATGGCAGGTAGGGAAAACCGGGCAGAAACGGGGCAAATTGTTCGGCAAGATGGCCCTTAATTACGGAACGGCTAGTGGCTAGGCTTTTAGTTTTTGCCTGCTTTATTTTTTCTTGATACTCCCGTTGCATGGAACGAATTTGGTCTTCATAACTTTTGATGTCGTTTTTATGCTGCTGTTCCAGAGACTGAATTCTCCGCTCATAACTGTTAATAATGTTTTGTATCTCCTTCTTTCGCAATAGCAGATAGGTTGTCCCTGCACCAACAATAATCCCCGCTAGGAAGCCCAAGAAGAATGATATCATGGCCTACCCCTTCACCACCTTAACTTGCCCACGGTCCTAGCCCGAACCTAGCAGATCAACATAAACCGCTCCCCCAGATGATGATTATGGTAGGGTGAAGGGAGTCTTCCAGTCAAGAAAAAGGCAGTGCCATGCAAGCAATGATTCATAAGTACTGATAGATTTCTCCTCACCAAGCGACCAATTTATTTAAGCGTATTATGGAATCGCTCAATCTAGCCCTCGTTTCGTTCCCCTGCCCAGGGACAATCTGGGTGCACAACTATGCTGTCTTCGGGAAAAACAAAATAGGGGCAGCTCAACTGACTACCCCCTCTGGCTAAACCGATACTTAACCTAGCTCAGCGCACTCGGACCATGGTCGTAATCAATCCGAAACGTGGGCTGTACCTTCCCTTGAATGTGGCCGAAGTAACCAGGCAGTTGATGTACCCCGGCTTCCGCCGCCGTCCGACCCAGCAGGCTTTGTTGCCGATTGCGAATCTGGGCCGTGCGCTGCACCATCAGTAACCGTGCCCGTTGTTGCGTATCCATGGTTCCTGTCCCTCCTTCTGACGTCGTCGGTGTGGTCGCCGCTCACCCAGACCCTCTGGGTAAACTCCTTGGCTTTCTGTATCTAATGATACAGAAATTTTCGGGGATTTGTCCATGAGTCTGGTCAAAAAACGTTACAAAGGGTGAGGGGGCCGGATTTCCCCACTCCAGGTGGCTACTGGCAGGGGTTAAGGTGAAAGAAGAGGGTGTTGACAAGGGTTCTAGGGTATGAGCTTTTTTGATTCGGAGATTGTGCAAGCGGAAGCCCGGCAAATTTTCCAGGACTATCAGAACCTCTTGCAACTGGGCAGTAACTACGGCAAGTTCGACCGGGAAGGGAAACGTTTGTATATCGAGCAGATGGAGGGGCTGCTGGAGCGCTACCGCATTTTTATGAAGCGGGTGGAGTTGTCGGACGACTTTATGGCCAAGCTAACCTACAAGCAGTTAGAGACGTTTTTGGAACGCTTTGGCCTGACCCCCCAGCAGATGTTTGACCAGATGGAACAGGCCCTGGAGCGGATGAAGCGGGAAATTGAGCCGTAGGGTGGTCATTGGTGTCATGGGGCCCGGGGAAGCAGCCAGTCCCGAGGTGTGTGTGGTGGCTATGGCCCTGGGGGAAAAAATCGCCCGAGCCGGTTGGGTGTTGCTCACCGGTGGTCGGAATGTGGGGGTCATGCGGGCGGCTACCTTAGGGGCGCGGCAGGCTGGAGGACTCACCATTGGTATCCTGCCGGAGGCAACCGACACCGCTGCCATCCCTGAACTGGACCTTGTGATTCCCACTGGTCTGGGGCAGGCCCGCAATGTGGTCAATGTGTTAGCCAGTCATGTGGTGGTGGGCTGCGGCTGGGGGGCTGGTACTACATCCGAAATTGCCCTGGCCATCAAATACGGTAAACCTGTGGTCCTGCTAGAGATGCCCCTGGTGGCTCAAACCTTTTTCCAACACCTGTCGCCGGCGGTACGCATCGCCCAAACGCCTGATGAAGCGATTAGCCTTGTGGGTCAGCTTCTCACTATGGGCCACCAAGCAACCTAAGCTAGTACCCCTCGCTGCCGGCATGGTATCGCTACAGACGGCAAAGAATGACTTAGGCGCATACCCAAGGTATGGCTTCGCTCCTACTTTACCCAGCGGGTCTGCTATTGGTCGTGAAAGCCAAAGAAAATTTCCCGGCGCCGGGGGTATTGGTTGAGGTAGCGGCGGAACTTTTGCCAATCGAAACTGCGGGGGTCTATGCGCGTGCCGGAGGTGTCCACCGCTTTATGGGTGGTGATGCGTTCCCAGGGCACACAGGTTTTGGCAATGAGCCAGGCCAGCGACCGATACTGAGCGTCGGTGTAACCGCTGTGAACCGTGGGATTGGCTGGAGGTGGGGGTGTAGGCACAGGTTTGGATACCGGCGTTGCGGTTGTCTCCCCGGCGGGTTGCGGCGGGCGATAGTAACCATCCACCGGCGATTCCAGGGAAATGTGATAGGCAAAGTTGTTGACGGAAAACACGCCTTTGGGGTTGGTTTTGACCGCTTCCCCCCGAAAGGACGAAGGTGCCGCGCCAAATGCCCGCAGATGGGGAGGGACCAGATACACCACCGTTCCGTCGCGCCGGATGATTACGTGGTAGCTGACTTGCAGCTCATCCCGACCTGTATGGTCTTTTTGAAACAAACTAATTGCGGCATCGGCAGGGCCGGCAGTTTCATGCAGGACAATCAGCGGCGCATAGTCAATCGGTTGCCCCCACACATCCACCTGGTGCCGTAAGCCGTAGTTGCTGGGGTGGACAAAGACTGTTTCTTCCCGGGGTTGATACTTAGGCCAGGATTGGGCTGCGGATAAACCCTCGGGACACAAGCCAGGCCCTGCCGGTAAGGGAGACAACTGGCTAATCACAATTGTTTCCGCCGGTCGTCGCCACCATCCCCAGGCTTGCGTCGTGGCCAAGCAGACCATAACCAGAATTGCCCATAGCAGCCAACGCCACCACCGCCGCATCACGGTGCCACCTCACACGCCGTTTTATAACATTTTGTAGCGATTGAACTGGCTGTAACCCACTTCTCCTAAAATGACTGGGTGTTTGTCTGGGAGGGAGCTTATGTCTGCGCTGCTGGAGAACTGGGAAACCTTGGTACAGCTACTGGTCGTGGCGCTGGTAATTCTGGCCGGGCCGGCGGTGATTTTCCTACTGGTGGCGCGCAACGGCAACCTGTGAAAACCACATCTCCGGGGGCAATTCCGGCTGATCCGGGCGGGTAATGATTTCAAAAATGCCATTGCGGGCCGCCGGTTGAGACAGGGCCTCGACACAGACCTGGGCTACCCGTTGTCGGGGAATCCGCCCCTCGAATAACGTATCCGGCCCCTGAATCACCAACCCCCCTGGGACATTCTCA
This DNA window, taken from Gloeomargarita sp. SRBZ-1_bins_9, encodes the following:
- a CDS encoding TM2 domain-containing protein; the protein is MASARGYVLRFSSPSATALVAGLQDWQARGLWDGATLTLTITQQKTGTTDFTLNITTAAQIPQLIQGIQTWAQLGLIIAPIQGKVVLSRLTEPLLAGLDRWVELGLLSPQPVALFCQEYLSQPLKKTAPVLSPLGARPLSVGTAYLWWTLGWVGLCGLHRLYLGQGVWGWLWLFTFGLCGVGQLVDGLLIPYLTTRANQQRGVVPIPAEPETGTTQPPVLVQSLQAELSILWLGLVGVFLVVVSSAVLALSAWDALGRVGQYGLLWLYTLAFGGLAGWLRQSQRVPLTAGLLQGLTVLLIPLNFWAMAALGVEQESWLLVSGAGVTLSGVGLWLLGRDGLAGVALAWLHLGWQQPVLIYGAVYLGGALATGVLLGQRRWQWPQLAVAGGVGFLLVRAVWTLGWSARELALAVGVSGGLLVLLGPAWVGWPLVVAGWLWASAGWTWAWSAAGMVLVLGGLVYRWVRQTRKRLGVWGLGLLQLQAWWLLWTGIPATGREALLTLAQRVGGSLGMPTVLLNVLWLPAVGVTLAVSRWWERRGDGDLARDGRWFALALGTGLCLGSLANPTWWGLVWGGCALYGGLWVFSGLGAGLLCGWPGGSGGGGVGGGGVRAVWVAVGTGAITNISGLGLPRARAGLEYAAVCR
- a CDS encoding peptidoglycan recognition family protein, producing MRRWWRWLLWAILVMVCLATTQAWGWWRRPAETIVISQLSPLPAGPGLCPEGLSAAQSWPKYQPREETVFVHPSNYGLRHQVDVWGQPIDYAPLIVLHETAGPADAAISLFQKDHTGRDELQVSYHVIIRRDGTVVYLVPPHLRAFGAAPSSFRGEAVKTNPKGVFSVNNFAYHISLESPVDGYYRPPQPAGETTATPVSKPVPTPPPPANPTVHSGYTDAQYRSLAWLIAKTCVPWERITTHKAVDTSGTRIDPRSFDWQKFRRYLNQYPRRREIFFGFHDQ
- a CDS encoding Holliday junction resolvase-like protein; its protein translation is MGFLAGIIVGAGTTYLLLRKKEIQNIINSYERRIQSLEQQHKNDIKSYEDQIRSMQREYQEKIKQAKTKSLATSRSVIKGHLAEQFAPFLPGFPYLPSDARFLGNPVDYIVFNGYTAVKDGQDDGANLEIIFVDIKTGRADLSEHQQKIAQAVQQGRVRFEVIRPAG
- a CDS encoding DUF1825 family protein, whose protein sequence is MSFFDSEIVQAEARQIFQDYQNLLQLGSNYGKFDREGKRLYIEQMEGLLERYRIFMKRVELSDDFMAKLTYKQLETFLERFGLTPQQMFDQMEQALERMKREIEP
- a CDS encoding photosystem II reaction center protein Ycf12; translated protein: MSALLENWETLVQLLVVALVILAGPAVIFLLVARNGNL